Proteins co-encoded in one Astyanax mexicanus isolate ESR-SI-001 chromosome 1, AstMex3_surface, whole genome shotgun sequence genomic window:
- the thbs1b gene encoding thrombospondin-1 → MINKARNMKLTGIFLLVMLWSCEGAREAESRDDNSVYDLFELVQVPRKNHGVTMVKGDDPYSPAYKILDPDLIPPVPESAFRDLMDSIQAERGFLLLVNFKQFRRTRGALLTVEKLDGSGPVFEIISNGKANTLDLVFSTESKQQVVSIEDADLATGHWKNITLFVQDDRVHFYVGCEDVSIAELDAPIQTILTPETPGVANLRIGKGAVNDKFMGVLQNVRFVFGTTLDAILRNKGCQNSFMTDTITLDNPINGSSPAIRTDYTGHKTKDLQMICGFSCEDLLSMFKELKSLGVVVQELSNELRKVTDENNLLMKRMGIHAGVCLHNGIVHKNKEEWTVDDCTECTCQNSATVCRKISCPLIPCANATVPDGECCPRCGTPSDSAEDGWSPWSEWTHCSVSCGRGIQQRGRSCDRINNNCEGTSVQTRDCYLQECDKRFKQDGNWSHWSPWSSCSVTCGSGVITRIRLCNSPTPQMGGKDCQGQGRQTEKCEKSPCPINGGWGPWSPWDKCSLTCGGGTQSRKRLCNDPAPKYGGKDCVGDATATQICNKQACPIDGCLSNPCFAGAQCTSFKDGSWKCGKCPTGYTGNGINCKDINECKEVPDACFEFNGVHRCENTVPGYNCLPCPPRYSGPQPFGRGVEDAVAKKQVCTPRNPCLDGSHDCNKNARCNYLGHFSDPMFRCECRPGYAGNGHICGEDTDLDGWPNADLVCVENATYHCKKDNCPNLPNSGQEDYDKDGIGDACDDDDDDDGIPDDRDNCPFIFNPRQYDYDRDEVGDRCDNCPYNSNPDQTDTDNNGEGDACAVDIDGDGILNERDNCPYLYNVDQKDTDLDGVGDQCDNCPLEHNPDQLDTDSDRVGDKCDSNQDIDEDGHQNNLDNCPYIPNANQADHDKDGKGDACDFDDDNDGIPDDKDNCRLAFNPDQLDSDGDGRGDACKDDFDQDNVPDIYDVCPENFDISETDFRKFQMVPLDPKGTSQIDPNWVVRHQGKELVQTVNCDPGIAVGFDEFNAVDFSGTFFINTERDDDYAGFVFGYQSSSRFYVVMWKQITQTYWSSKPTKAQGYSGLSIKVVNSTTGPGEHLRNALWHTGDTAGQVRTLWHDPKNVGWKDFTAYRWHLTHRPRTGHIRVVMYEGKKIMADSGRIYDKTYAGGRLGLFVFSQEMVYFSDLKYECRDV, encoded by the exons ATGATTAATAAAGCACGGAACATGAAGTTAACAGGAATATTTTTGTTAGTGATGCTGTGGAGCTGCGAGGGCGCCAGAGAGGCAG AGAGCAGGGATGATAACAGCGTCTACGACCTGTTCGAGCTGGTGCAGGTGCCCAGGAAGAACCACGGGGTGACCATGGTGAAGGGGGACGACCCCTACAGCCCTGCGTACAAAATCCTGGACCCCGACCTGATCCCCCCGGTGCCCGAGAGCGCCTTCAGGGACCTCATGGACTCCATCCAGGCGGAGAGGGGCTTCCTGCTGCTGGtgaacttcaagcagttcaggcgCACCAGGGGCGCTCTGCTGACCGTAGAGAAGCTGGACGGCTCCGGGCCCGTCTTCGAGATAATCTCCAACGGCAAGGCCAACACCCTGGACCTGGTCTTCTCCACCGAGAGCAAGCAGCAGGTGGTGTCCATCGAGGACGCGGACCTCGCCACGGGCCACTGGAAGAACATCACGCTCTTCGTGCAGGACGACCGCGTGCACTTCTACGTGGGATGCGAGGATGTCAGCATCGCCGAGCTGGACGCGCCCATCCAGACCATCCTGACCCCCGAGACCCCCGGGGTGGCCAACCTGAGGATCGGCAAGGGGGCAGTCAACGACAAGTTCATG GGTGTTCTCCAAAATGTGCGGTTTGTTTTTGGGACCACACTAGACGCAATATTGAGGAATAAAGGGTGTCAAAACT CATTCATGACAGATACAATCACCCTGGACAATCCCATCAATGGATCCAGTCCAGCCATCAGGACAGACTACACTGGCCACAAGACAAAAG ATCTACAGATGATTTGTGGCTTTTCCTGTGAGGACCTTCTTAGCATGTTCAAGGAACTGAAGAGCCTTGGTGTGGTGGTGCAAGAGCTGTCCAATGAGCTTCGCAAAGTG ACAGATGAAAACAATCTGCTCATGAAACGAATGGGAATCCATGCCGGTGTCTGTCTTCACAATGGCATTGTGCATAAGAACAAGGAAGAATGGACAGTGGACGACTGCACTGAGTGCACTTGCCAA AACTCTGCGACAGTGTGCCGTAAGATTTCCTGTCCTCTGATTCCCTGTGCCAATGCAACTGTGCCAGACGGGGAATGCTGCCCCCGGTGTGGAACTC CCAGCGACTCTGCCGAGGACGGCTGGTCCCCCTGGTCTGAATGGACCCATTGTTCTGTGTCTTGTGGAAGGGGCATTCAGCAGCGTGGCCGCTCCTGCGACCGCATCAATAACAACTGCGAGGGCACCTCCGTGCAGACCAGAGACTGCTACCTCCAGGAGTGTGACAAGCGCT TTAAGCAAGATGGCAACTGGAGCCACTGGTCACCATGGTCCTCCTGCTCAGTCACCTGTGGGTCTGGCGTCATCACGCGCATCCGTCTCTGCAACTCCCCTACGCCACAGATGGGAGGAAAAGACTGCCAGGGCCAGGGCAGGCAGACTGAGAAATGTGAGAAGTCCCCATGTCCAA TCAACGGTGGTTGGGGACCCTGGTCACCATGGGATAAGTGCTCACTCACCTGCGGAGGAGGCACCCAGAGCCGCAAACGTCTTTGCAACGATCCTGCACCCAAGTACGGAGGCAAAGACTGTGTTGGTGATGCTACTGCAACTCAAATCTGCAACAAACAGGCCTGTCCTATTG ATGGATGTCTGTCCAATCCCTGCTTCGCTGGGGCCCAGTGCACAAGCTTCAAAGATGGTTCATGGAAGTGTGGGAAATGTCCAACAGGTTACACAGGCAATGGCATCAACTGCAAAGACATTAATGAG TGCAAAGAAGTCCCCGATGCTTGCTTTGAATTCAATGGAGTCCACAGATGTGAAAATACAGTACCTGGATACAACTGCCTTCCATGCCCTCCTCGTTACAGTGGTCCCCAGCCATTTGGCCGCGGAGTGGAGGATGCTGTTGCAAAGAAACAG GTGTGCACACCTCGTAACCCCTGCCTTGATGGAAGTCACGACTGCAATAAGAATGCCCGCTGCAACTACTTGGGACATTTCTCAGACCCCATGTTCCGCTGTGAGTGCAGGCCAGGCTATGCTGGCAATGGACACATCTGTGGAGAGGACACTGATCTGGACGGCTGGCCTAATGCTGACCTTGTGTGCGTGGAAAACGCCACCTATCACTGCAAGAAG GACAACTGCCCGAACCTTCCAAACTCAGGTCAGGAGGACTACGACAAGGATGGAATTGGTGATGCTTGTGATgacgatgatgacgatgatggtATTCCTGATGACAGG gacaaCTGCCCATTCATCTTCAACCCCAGGCAGTATGACTACGACCGCGATGAGGTTGGAGACCGTTGCGACAATTGTCCGTATAACAGCAATCCTGaccagacagacacagacaacaATGGTGAAGGAGATGCATGTGCTGTGGACATTGATGGAGATG GTATTCTGAACGAGAGGGACAACTGTCCCTATCTGTACAACGTGGATCAAAAAGATACTGATCTTGACGGGGTCGGTGACCAGTGCGATAATTGCCCTCTGGAGCACAATCCTGACCAG CTTGACACGGACTCTGATCGGGTGGGAGATAAGTGCGACAGCAACCAGGACATTGATGAAGACGGGCATCAGAACAACTTGGACAACTGCCCTTACATTCCCAATGCCAACCAGGCTGATCACGACAAGGATGGCAAAGGAGATGCGTGCGATTTTGATGATGACAATGATGGCATCCCAGACGATAAAGACAACTGCAGGCTGGCCTTCAACCCAGATCAGCTGGACTCTGATG GTGATGGACGTGGAGATGCCTGTAAGGACGACTTTGACCAAGATAATGTTCCTGACATCTATGATGTGTGCCCTGAAAACTTTGACATCAGCGAGACTGACTTCCGCAAGTTCCAGATGGTGCCTCTGGACCCCAAGGGCACTTCTCAGATTGATCCCAACTGGGTGGTGCGTCACCAGGGCAAAGAGTTGGTTCAGACAGTCAACTGCGATCCTGGAATTGCCGTTG GTTTTGATGAGTTCAACGCAGTGGACTTCAGTGGGACCTTCTTCATCAACACAGAGAGAGATGATGACTATGCTGGGTTCGTGTTTGGCTACCAGTCTAGCTCTCGCTTCTATGTGGTGATGTGGAAGCAAATTACTCAGACGTATTGGTCCAGCAAACCCACCAAGGCTCAGGGCTACTCAGGGCTGTCAATTAAAGTAGTCAACTCAACCACTGGACCTGGTGAACATCTAAGGAATGCTCTGTGGCACACTGGGGACACTGCAGGACAG GTGCGCACTCTCTGGCATGACCCCAAGAATGTCGGTTGGAAGGACTTCACTGCTTACAGATGGCACCTAACACACAGGCCAAGAACAGGACACATAAG AGTTGTCATGTATGAAGGAAAGAAGATCATGGCAGATTCTGGAAGAATCTACGACAAAACCTATGCAGGTGGACGACTAGGTCTCTTTGTGTTCTCACAAGAGATGGTATActtctcagacctcaaatatgaATGCAGAG ATGTATAA